In a single window of the Thermoplasmata archaeon genome:
- a CDS encoding PIN domain-containing protein, giving the protein MAVHGLLEKNQVVEFPVLQLALAAVKARVDPLTVRSLGSAGQDEDVPLLEIRGPPTEFRVRVLTDKPDYLDWLNAALLRAGVVEPVGLTAVARRLAEYEDIVLGVDTNLLYSCVLGEHLLEEFHRIHARPYKETVNWILLVIPGVVMQELENAANQKKGGNLTHAGRMGYRALQEITTLKRTEAFQGMSVLVVGQTNPEQLRLSPDGLTILNADSLIRDQFKAFLRGIEFRKGIFFLTMDKTNASMAAAEGLSALRIQYPRRLRKGDEASMPREETVLLARVLYELAVEFGRARVAWNDAGAHHLDLEGAWTWKSMEHWEAFQLLGSDRDRGFDKIMTRYIGGRFDLRRILDVWQELSDALAE; this is encoded by the coding sequence TTGGCGGTCCACGGCCTGCTCGAGAAGAACCAGGTCGTGGAGTTCCCCGTGCTGCAGCTCGCCTTGGCGGCCGTGAAAGCGCGTGTCGACCCGCTGACCGTGCGGTCGCTCGGGTCCGCGGGCCAGGATGAGGATGTGCCCCTGCTGGAAATCCGCGGGCCGCCCACGGAGTTCCGCGTGCGCGTTCTCACGGACAAGCCCGACTACCTGGACTGGCTCAATGCGGCCCTGCTCCGGGCGGGGGTGGTCGAGCCCGTCGGCCTGACCGCGGTCGCGCGGCGTCTCGCGGAGTACGAGGACATCGTCCTCGGCGTGGACACGAACCTCCTGTATTCCTGCGTCCTGGGGGAACACCTCCTCGAGGAGTTCCACCGCATCCACGCGCGGCCGTACAAGGAGACCGTGAACTGGATCCTGCTCGTGATCCCGGGCGTCGTGATGCAGGAGTTGGAGAACGCCGCGAACCAGAAGAAGGGCGGAAATCTCACCCACGCGGGCCGCATGGGCTACCGCGCGCTCCAGGAGATCACCACGCTGAAGCGCACGGAGGCCTTCCAGGGCATGAGCGTGCTCGTCGTGGGCCAGACGAACCCCGAGCAGCTCCGCCTCTCCCCGGACGGCCTCACGATCCTGAACGCGGACTCCCTGATCCGGGACCAGTTCAAGGCCTTCCTGCGAGGGATCGAGTTCCGGAAGGGCATCTTCTTCCTCACGATGGACAAGACGAACGCCTCAATGGCGGCCGCGGAGGGCCTCAGCGCGCTCCGCATCCAATATCCCCGCCGACTCCGGAAGGGCGATGAGGCCTCCATGCCCAGGGAGGAGACCGTCCTCTTGGCCCGCGTCCTGTACGAGCTCGCCGTGGAGTTCGGCCGGGCGAGGGTCGCCTGGAACGATGCTGGCGCCCACCATCTGGATCTCGAAGGCGCTTGGACCTGGAAGTCCATGGAGCATTGGGAGGCGTTCCAGCTCCTCGGCTCGGACCGGGATCGAGGGTTCGACAAGATCATGACCCGCTACATCGGGGGACGCTTCGACCTCCGCCGCATCCTCGACGTGTGGCAGGAGCTGTCCGACGCCCTCGCCGAGTGA
- a CDS encoding glycosyltransferase, giving the protein MLISIVTTVRNEARNIAHLLDSLVVQEPPIEIVVVDSSSEDGTPDIVRQYEKKYDFVRLFFRGGTRGAGRNFGIGVARGEAVAFIDGDAIANPFWIHELREGLKTADVVAGRSIQIGYRPFEDLERVELIVRGVDVTYPSSNLAYKKSVLKEIGGFDGWMVTAEDIDLNLRAVLAGHPIAFRTNAIVYHRTRDSYFDFLRQAFWNGVGRKQLTLKHGSLWGAYRPFEMVRQKTNFWSLLRLFTALLGYGAYKLFGRERSA; this is encoded by the coding sequence GTGCTCATCAGCATCGTGACCACGGTCCGCAACGAGGCGAGGAACATCGCCCACCTCCTCGACAGTCTCGTCGTCCAGGAACCGCCCATTGAAATCGTCGTCGTGGACTCGAGCAGCGAGGACGGCACGCCGGACATCGTGCGGCAGTATGAGAAGAAGTACGACTTCGTCCGACTGTTCTTCCGCGGCGGCACCCGCGGTGCCGGACGCAACTTCGGAATCGGCGTGGCTCGTGGAGAGGCGGTTGCCTTCATCGACGGAGACGCCATCGCGAATCCGTTCTGGATTCACGAGCTACGCGAGGGCCTCAAGACGGCGGACGTGGTCGCAGGGCGGAGCATCCAAATCGGTTATCGGCCCTTCGAGGACCTCGAGCGCGTCGAGCTCATCGTCCGCGGCGTGGACGTCACGTATCCCTCCTCCAACCTGGCGTACAAGAAGTCGGTCCTCAAGGAAATCGGTGGATTCGACGGGTGGATGGTGACCGCCGAGGACATCGATCTGAACCTCCGCGCCGTCCTTGCGGGCCACCCGATCGCCTTCCGCACGAACGCGATCGTCTACCACCGCACCCGGGATTCGTACTTCGACTTCCTGCGGCAGGCGTTCTGGAACGGCGTGGGCCGCAAGCAGCTTACCCTGAAGCACGGGAGCCTGTGGGGCGCGTACCGACCGTTCGAGATGGTGCGCCAGAAGACGAACTTCTGGAGCCTGCTTCGGCTCTTCACGGCCCTCCTTGGGTACGGCGCGTACAAACTCTTCGGCCGCGAACGATCCGCGTAG
- a CDS encoding glycosyltransferase family 2 protein, with amino-acid sequence MVEVSVVIPTMNEEASIGAVIDEVRGALAGRDLEILTVDTDSRDRTKEIAASKGARVVSEPRRGYGRAYKTGFAAACGTYICTLDADLTYPGARFPDFLRLLEAGQADFVSGDRMSRLSEDAMTGMHRLGNTMLNVAFRVLYRFPMQDSQSGMWAFRRDLLTDIHVVHDGMPFSEELKTEVLLRGYRYAEIPIDYRVRVGRKKIRSFSDAFSNFVWLFRKRFGWVPAAA; translated from the coding sequence ATGGTCGAGGTCTCCGTCGTCATCCCCACGATGAACGAGGAGGCTTCCATCGGGGCCGTGATCGACGAGGTCCGAGGGGCGCTAGCGGGGCGAGACCTCGAGATCCTGACCGTCGATACGGACTCCCGGGACCGCACGAAGGAAATCGCGGCGTCCAAGGGTGCGCGCGTGGTCTCCGAGCCACGCCGCGGCTACGGCCGTGCCTACAAGACGGGATTCGCCGCGGCGTGCGGGACCTACATCTGTACCCTGGACGCGGACCTGACCTATCCCGGAGCGCGTTTCCCGGACTTCCTCCGGCTCCTGGAGGCGGGTCAAGCGGACTTTGTCTCGGGCGACCGGATGAGCCGCCTCTCGGAGGATGCGATGACGGGCATGCACCGGCTCGGCAACACGATGCTCAACGTCGCCTTCCGCGTCCTCTATCGGTTCCCCATGCAGGACTCCCAGTCCGGCATGTGGGCGTTCCGGCGCGACCTCCTCACGGACATCCACGTGGTCCACGACGGCATGCCGTTCTCGGAGGAGCTCAAGACCGAAGTCCTCCTCCGCGGCTACCGGTACGCGGAAATCCCCATCGACTACCGGGTGCGGGTCGGGAGGAAGAAGATCCGGAGCTTCAGCGACGCGTTCTCCAACTTCGTCTGGCTGTTCCGGAAACGGTTCGGATGGGTGCCCGCGGCAGCGTAG